From the Acetobacter aceti genome, one window contains:
- the bcp gene encoding thioredoxin-dependent thiol peroxidase, with the protein MSTDSIKVGDAAPDFTLEASRGRKVSSADLSGKPYLLYFYPKADTPGCTTQACGIQEALPALGKLDLTIIGVSPDPVAKIDKFADKYGLEFPLASDPEHALADQYGVWVEKSMYGRTYFGMERSSFLVGADGRIKALWRKVKPAEHVALVEAAAKDLHG; encoded by the coding sequence ATGAGCACAGATTCAATCAAGGTGGGCGATGCTGCCCCTGATTTCACTCTTGAAGCCAGCAGGGGCCGCAAGGTTTCGAGCGCTGATCTTTCGGGCAAACCTTACCTGCTCTATTTCTACCCGAAAGCGGATACGCCCGGCTGCACCACGCAGGCCTGCGGCATTCAGGAAGCCCTTCCCGCTCTGGGAAAGCTGGACCTCACCATCATTGGCGTCAGCCCCGACCCTGTAGCGAAAATCGACAAGTTCGCGGACAAATACGGTCTGGAATTTCCTCTGGCCAGTGATCCTGAGCACGCGTTGGCGGATCAGTATGGCGTGTGGGTTGAGAAATCGATGTACGGGCGGACCTATTTCGGCATGGAGCGCAGTTCTTTCCTTGTTGGCGCTGATGGCCGGATCAAGGCTCTTTGGCGTAAGGTGAAGCCCGCCGAGCATGTGGCGCTTGTTGAAGCCGCTGCGAAGGATCTGCACGGATAG
- a CDS encoding AsmA-like C-terminal region-containing protein, with protein MDGSGQGEAQGGAMRGRSEAARDTSARKSAASRRVLKGVIWTATALVGVPLLAAGGLMAAMMAGPVNISPLLRFVLPVRIVGGVKGQPPRGRLDIGHASLRWTGLLDGFGSPVRLELRDVTILDATGRVADRIDAGAIALDAFPLFHGRLAITDFSLTGAHLALRRDAQGSVDLDLPGQPSGGKGGFPDIDVRHLRRLALAGTHVVLVDDHDHRTWTVDPLDVALTPVVVKHRHGLVGSITAGVAGESAGAPVTAHLAAQGSLTSAGTLHWHVALDPLTPSGFASFAPQLAAARAPVGLTGDVTLTAAGRSWSMLPSDALVNIALGAGEIDAVGSTLYPAEGNAALHMTFGDRTATGWPAHLDVRALSVQLREPPVPAGSGTPSSPDVGPDMGMSGSVSAGKSDGTTKNVASHEAAVSFPPPQLTASGSFDWGNVANVGLMSGAADLALTPVSFTELGKYWPALAAKGARRWVGRNITAGTVRNTQVHLKIGPDAAGRVSGLTGISGGLDAEGMEIHWLRPIAPLHDVDAHLDITSLSTLTLSFSHGWQPATRTIKAVGTTGSGRLTVLPGGMVISDLDRKDQTGAITIGLAGDLRDHVALLSEPRLHILSRHPLPFTHPQGSGVVHFTLTLPLISKVSTDDMTLDGHAHLTHVSLEHVAMGRGVGGGTLDADVTMHGMKFVGAGAFSHIPADVKGEVLFDSASRGQMIDHIVTNLHLTPDNVTAAGVPVAPYMSGRGEMKVDYAAIKDADDQLMLDLDLADAGVHIPLWNKETGHAATVHADLLLDGGNVVAATGVRAKGPDLNVSGEAHFPVGQPPELVIPTFQIGRSTGSATLTIPALAMQPVSVKVRAQTLDLSPLVEGSPEKPEPVKQSTTLHVPEAASGRVQGPPGRPWLIDATADQLYYRHDRMLGGVKAVIDHNGVRVDRMKLSITEPTVAKVEILPLGDSRRLTADVPDFGVLLSHLSITDMVVGGHARFEGRFDDTKETAPFRGNLRLSPFTIQHAPGALLVARSLSIYGWLNSKDTSRFEVTRFEMPVTFADGVMHIHDGRAGNGALGATLEGPVNLDTGTLALSGTIVPSFAINTIPGEIPALGKLLSPEKGGGLLAVKFTLDGKVDKPDFAVSPLTILLPGVLRNLF; from the coding sequence ATGGACGGGTCCGGTCAAGGCGAAGCTCAGGGCGGGGCGATGCGCGGACGATCTGAAGCCGCTCGGGACACATCGGCTCGAAAGTCTGCTGCGAGCCGGCGTGTCCTGAAGGGCGTCATCTGGACGGCGACCGCTCTGGTGGGCGTGCCGCTGCTGGCTGCTGGCGGCCTGATGGCGGCCATGATGGCGGGTCCGGTCAACATCTCTCCGCTGCTCCGGTTCGTGCTGCCGGTCAGGATTGTGGGCGGCGTCAAGGGACAGCCCCCGAGAGGGCGGCTGGATATAGGACACGCCTCTCTCCGATGGACCGGACTGCTGGACGGATTCGGCTCACCGGTGCGGCTTGAACTCCGCGATGTGACCATCCTCGATGCGACCGGCAGGGTGGCCGACCGGATTGATGCCGGGGCCATTGCGCTGGACGCCTTCCCGTTGTTTCACGGGCGTCTTGCCATCACCGATTTCAGTTTGACCGGCGCGCATCTGGCTCTCAGGCGGGACGCGCAGGGTAGTGTCGATCTCGATCTTCCCGGCCAGCCCTCCGGCGGCAAGGGCGGATTTCCCGATATTGATGTCCGGCATCTCCGGCGACTGGCTCTTGCAGGGACGCATGTGGTTCTGGTCGATGACCATGATCACAGGACCTGGACCGTCGATCCTCTGGATGTCGCACTGACCCCGGTTGTGGTGAAGCACCGACACGGGCTGGTGGGCTCCATAACGGCTGGTGTGGCGGGCGAGAGTGCGGGCGCGCCGGTCACGGCGCATCTGGCGGCGCAGGGTTCGCTGACGTCGGCGGGGACGCTGCACTGGCATGTGGCGCTTGATCCACTGACGCCGTCCGGTTTCGCCAGCTTTGCACCGCAACTGGCGGCGGCCCGGGCGCCCGTGGGACTGACGGGAGACGTCACGCTGACAGCGGCAGGACGGTCATGGTCCATGCTGCCGAGCGATGCGCTGGTGAATATTGCCCTTGGCGCCGGAGAGATCGATGCTGTCGGCTCCACGCTCTATCCTGCCGAAGGAAACGCGGCGCTGCACATGACGTTCGGGGATAGGACCGCAACAGGCTGGCCGGCGCATCTGGATGTGCGGGCGCTGTCCGTGCAGCTTCGTGAGCCGCCTGTTCCGGCGGGGAGCGGGACGCCATCCTCACCGGATGTGGGGCCGGATATGGGTATGTCCGGCAGCGTCTCAGCCGGTAAAAGCGACGGGACTACAAAAAACGTTGCGTCCCATGAGGCGGCCGTATCCTTTCCGCCCCCTCAATTGACGGCCAGCGGGTCATTTGACTGGGGTAATGTCGCGAATGTCGGCCTCATGAGCGGGGCCGCCGATCTTGCGCTGACGCCGGTGTCGTTCACGGAACTCGGTAAATACTGGCCTGCGCTCGCTGCGAAGGGCGCGCGTCGCTGGGTCGGGCGCAACATTACGGCAGGCACGGTCAGGAACACGCAGGTGCACCTGAAGATTGGTCCCGATGCAGCAGGCCGTGTGTCGGGGCTGACGGGAATTTCAGGAGGGCTTGACGCTGAGGGGATGGAAATCCACTGGCTGCGTCCGATTGCTCCCCTGCACGATGTTGACGCGCATCTGGACATCACCAGCCTGAGCACTCTGACCCTCTCTTTCAGTCATGGCTGGCAACCTGCGACCCGGACCATCAAGGCGGTCGGAACAACGGGAAGCGGCCGCCTGACGGTGCTGCCCGGCGGCATGGTCATCAGCGATCTCGACAGGAAGGATCAGACTGGCGCCATTACGATCGGGCTGGCCGGAGATCTGCGCGACCATGTGGCGCTGCTGTCCGAGCCCAGGCTGCATATCCTCTCCCGTCATCCGCTGCCGTTCACGCACCCGCAGGGCTCCGGCGTGGTGCATTTCACGCTCACCCTGCCGCTGATTTCGAAAGTCTCGACGGACGACATGACCCTCGACGGCCATGCCCATCTGACCCATGTGAGTCTTGAGCATGTGGCGATGGGACGGGGAGTAGGCGGCGGCACGCTGGACGCCGACGTGACCATGCACGGCATGAAGTTCGTCGGAGCGGGAGCGTTCAGTCACATCCCGGCGGATGTAAAGGGAGAGGTTCTGTTCGATAGTGCGTCGAGAGGCCAGATGATCGATCATATCGTGACCAACCTGCATCTGACGCCTGACAACGTTACTGCCGCAGGAGTTCCCGTTGCGCCCTACATGTCGGGGCGGGGCGAGATGAAAGTGGATTATGCCGCGATCAAGGACGCGGATGATCAACTGATGCTTGACCTCGATCTGGCCGATGCCGGAGTTCACATCCCACTCTGGAACAAGGAGACGGGCCATGCGGCGACAGTGCATGCCGATCTTCTGCTGGACGGGGGGAATGTTGTCGCCGCGACGGGCGTCCGGGCAAAAGGGCCGGACCTGAATGTCAGCGGCGAAGCTCATTTCCCGGTGGGACAGCCGCCCGAACTGGTGATCCCGACCTTCCAGATTGGCCGTTCAACCGGTTCGGCCACTCTAACGATCCCTGCGCTCGCCATGCAGCCGGTTTCAGTGAAAGTGCGGGCGCAGACGCTCGATCTCAGTCCTCTGGTGGAAGGGTCTCCGGAGAAGCCCGAGCCCGTAAAGCAGTCGACCACCCTGCATGTGCCGGAGGCCGCCAGCGGGCGTGTTCAGGGGCCTCCGGGGCGGCCCTGGCTGATCGATGCGACGGCGGATCAGCTTTATTATCGTCATGACCGCATGCTGGGCGGCGTGAAGGCCGTCATCGATCATAACGGTGTTCGTGTGGACAGGATGAAACTGTCCATTACGGAGCCCACGGTTGCGAAAGTGGAGATCCTGCCGCTTGGCGACAGCCGTCGGCTGACGGCGGATGTGCCGGATTTTGGCGTGCTGCTGAGTCACCTGTCCATCACGGACATGGTGGTCGGGGGACATGCACGGTTTGAAGGCAGGTTTGACGATACAAAAGAGACCGCGCCCTTCCGGGGCAATCTGAGGCTGTCTCCCTTTACGATCCAGCACGCGCCGGGCGCGCTTCTCGTGGCGAGAAGCCTGTCGATCTATGGCTGGCTCAATTCGAAAGACACGTCCAGATTCGAAGTGACGCGGTTCGAGATGCCGGTGACGTTCGCGGACGGCGTGATGCACATCCATGATGGTCGTGCCGGAAACGGTGCGCTCGGGGCCACACTGGAAGGTCCGGTCAATCTCGATACGGGAACGCTCGCTCTGTCCGGCACCATTGTGCCCTCTTTCGCGATCAACACCATTCCCGGAGAAATTCCGGCGCTCGGCAAACTGTTGTCCCCTGAAAAGGGTGGTGGACTGCTGGCTGTGAAATTCACGCTGGACGGCAAGGTTGATAAACCGGATTTTGCAGTCAGTCCGCTGACCATCCTGCTGCCCGGCGTGCTGAGAAACCTGTTTTAG
- a CDS encoding bifunctional [glutamine synthetase] adenylyltransferase/[glutamine synthetase]-adenylyl-L-tyrosine phosphorylase: protein MRPNDGTPQEVPPSAAARSTDRAGSAGWRGRRRTLSWPDLAWPDPAAPEALARFLDDLSERWRDAKLDVALLEKPGVPALLAAIGGNSPYLTELALRNPVDVETLILNGPDAFADTTFDALDSLPPDIDHDTLARAMRDAKNRIALTCALADIGDFWSLETVTQTLSRLAESTLDAAVRHLLRSAYDRGRLSLKDPARPTRGSGYVVLAMGKLGARELNFSSDIDLVVLFDADLHADPDTARQTFIRMTSDLVRLMEARDANGYVFRTDLRLRPDPSATPLAVSLPAAIAYYESLGQTWERAAMTKARPVAGNIRLGREFLTAIHPFVWRRHLDFALIDDIHVMKAKIDQHRKPGRAGLAKMADKMLTDPDEGVRWLLGHNVKLGEGGIREIEFVAQAMQLVWGGRTPSLRDPTTLGALRTLARSGHMPREEAETLARAYRLLRIVEHRVQMRADQQTHQLPDTEERFNALAVFLGYGSAGDFALDLLPQMRAARRIFEKHFSTPSREIRPEEALLDLGSDELPARLGELGFPQDGCDDAATILSHWAGNSRRALRSDRAHALLRGLMSDLLASFIARRDPLACLRHFDTLLSRQRAGVQLLSLLERNPALIDRIAAIFDASPFLANHLADSPSALEGLLELQEEEEVNLPPAATFAPEQVRLLAAEKPDSELLVTRLRPVVRAEEFRLSVARLEGRLDEDTAAQERTDVADAVMTALLNSVFRAHRARHGKVEGGGIAVIALGKAGSREMMAGSDLDLMMIFDHPDHVTESTALSKGDGRTLTVSQYYLRLAHSFIGALTAPDSEGPLYPVDMRLRPSGAAGPVAVSLSAFRRYHAEESWTWERMALTRARLVTITGENGLRTRLKKSLREEIGTALSPDARRPAEKVREDAAAMRTRLARDLPPSSPWDIKRRPGGLMEVEFIAQALQLTSASARVRSPVTSQAFERLAKARLLSAEQATILLEADERWRSLQSVLRLLCGPKPPVDPAQELPAATLDLLCRTMDVPGVSTLREEIEGLAETVRGLFTQLIGPVADPG from the coding sequence ATGCGTCCAAACGATGGCACGCCGCAGGAGGTTCCTCCCTCCGCCGCCGCCAGATCCACCGACCGTGCCGGGAGTGCAGGCTGGCGGGGCCGCAGACGCACGCTCTCCTGGCCGGATCTTGCATGGCCGGATCCCGCTGCCCCTGAAGCTCTGGCGCGGTTTCTGGACGACCTTTCCGAGCGCTGGCGGGACGCCAAACTCGATGTCGCCCTTCTGGAAAAACCCGGTGTGCCTGCCCTGCTGGCGGCCATCGGCGGCAACAGTCCCTATCTGACCGAGCTGGCGCTGCGGAATCCCGTCGATGTCGAGACCCTGATTCTCAACGGCCCGGACGCCTTTGCGGACACCACCTTTGACGCCCTTGATTCCCTGCCGCCGGATATCGACCATGACACGCTGGCCCGCGCCATGCGCGACGCCAAGAACCGGATCGCCCTGACCTGCGCGCTGGCCGACATCGGCGATTTCTGGTCTCTGGAAACCGTCACGCAAACGCTGTCGCGCCTCGCCGAAAGCACGCTGGACGCCGCCGTCAGACATCTGCTGCGCTCCGCATATGACAGGGGACGGCTTTCCCTGAAAGATCCGGCCCGTCCCACACGCGGGAGTGGCTATGTCGTGCTGGCGATGGGGAAACTCGGGGCGCGCGAACTGAACTTCTCCTCGGACATCGACCTTGTCGTGCTTTTCGACGCGGATCTTCATGCGGACCCCGATACGGCCCGGCAGACTTTCATCCGCATGACTAGCGACCTTGTGCGTCTCATGGAAGCACGCGACGCGAATGGTTACGTTTTCCGGACCGATCTGCGCCTGCGCCCGGATCCCTCCGCAACACCTCTCGCCGTCTCGCTGCCCGCCGCCATCGCCTATTACGAAAGTCTGGGCCAGACATGGGAACGCGCCGCCATGACCAAGGCGCGGCCTGTCGCGGGAAACATCCGGCTTGGGCGCGAGTTCCTGACCGCCATCCACCCCTTTGTCTGGCGGCGTCATCTCGATTTCGCCCTGATTGACGACATTCACGTCATGAAAGCCAAGATCGACCAGCACCGCAAACCGGGCCGCGCCGGGCTGGCGAAGATGGCTGACAAGATGTTGACTGACCCGGATGAAGGCGTCCGCTGGCTGCTCGGTCACAATGTCAAACTTGGCGAAGGCGGCATCCGCGAAATCGAGTTTGTCGCGCAGGCGATGCAGCTTGTCTGGGGTGGCCGGACGCCGAGCCTGCGCGATCCGACCACGCTCGGCGCGCTGCGGACCCTCGCCCGCTCAGGTCATATGCCGCGGGAGGAAGCCGAAACTCTTGCCCGCGCCTATCGCCTGCTGCGGATTGTCGAGCATCGGGTGCAGATGCGGGCCGACCAGCAGACCCATCAGCTTCCGGACACGGAAGAGCGCTTCAACGCGCTGGCGGTCTTCCTCGGTTATGGTAGCGCGGGAGACTTCGCGCTGGACCTGCTGCCGCAGATGCGGGCGGCCCGGCGGATTTTCGAGAAGCATTTCAGCACCCCGTCTCGTGAGATCCGTCCCGAGGAAGCCCTGCTCGATCTCGGCTCGGATGAACTGCCCGCGCGTCTCGGGGAACTCGGGTTTCCGCAGGATGGCTGTGACGACGCCGCGACGATCCTCAGCCACTGGGCCGGCAACAGTCGCCGGGCGCTGCGTTCGGACCGCGCCCACGCGCTGCTGCGGGGGCTGATGTCGGACCTGCTCGCCAGCTTCATCGCCCGACGCGATCCGCTGGCCTGCCTGCGCCATTTCGACACGCTTCTTTCGCGGCAGCGCGCCGGAGTGCAGCTACTCTCGCTGCTGGAACGCAACCCCGCGCTGATCGACCGGATCGCGGCGATTTTCGATGCCTCCCCCTTCCTTGCCAACCATCTGGCGGACAGTCCGTCCGCACTGGAAGGTCTGCTGGAGCTTCAGGAGGAAGAGGAGGTCAACCTGCCCCCTGCCGCCACCTTCGCTCCGGAACAGGTTCGTCTGCTGGCGGCGGAAAAGCCGGATTCCGAGTTGCTGGTCACCCGCCTGCGTCCTGTCGTTCGCGCCGAGGAGTTCCGTCTTTCCGTCGCCCGGCTGGAAGGGCGTCTGGACGAGGACACGGCGGCGCAGGAGCGTACGGATGTGGCGGATGCGGTCATGACGGCGCTTCTCAACAGCGTGTTCCGGGCCCATCGGGCGCGTCACGGCAAGGTCGAGGGTGGCGGCATCGCCGTCATTGCGCTGGGCAAAGCCGGGTCGCGGGAAATGATGGCCGGCTCCGATCTCGACCTGATGATGATCTTCGACCATCCTGACCATGTGACCGAAAGCACGGCTCTGTCCAAAGGAGATGGCCGCACCCTGACCGTGTCACAATATTATCTCCGCTTGGCGCACAGTTTTATCGGTGCCCTGACCGCGCCGGATTCGGAAGGACCGCTTTATCCGGTGGACATGCGTCTGCGTCCGTCCGGCGCTGCGGGACCGGTCGCCGTCTCACTCTCCGCCTTCCGCCGTTATCACGCGGAAGAGTCCTGGACATGGGAGCGCATGGCGCTGACTCGGGCGCGGCTTGTCACCATCACGGGAGAAAACGGCCTCCGGACCCGTCTGAAAAAATCCCTGCGTGAAGAAATCGGGACGGCACTTTCGCCGGACGCACGCCGACCGGCAGAGAAGGTCCGGGAAGACGCCGCCGCCATGCGGACCCGCCTTGCCCGCGATCTGCCGCCTTCCAGCCCGTGGGACATCAAACGCCGACCGGGTGGCCTGATGGAGGTGGAGTTCATCGCGCAGGCGCTTCAGTTGACATCGGCGTCTGCGCGGGTGCGCTCTCCGGTGACCTCACAGGCCTTTGAACGGCTGGCCAAAGCCCGTCTGCTGTCTGCGGAACAGGCGACCATTCTGCTTGAAGCGGATGAGCGGTGGCGAAGTCTGCAAAGTGTTCTGCGCCTGTTGTGCGGGCCGAAGCCGCCTGTTGATCCGGCTCAGGAACTGCCCGCCGCCACGCTGGACCTGCTGTGTCGGACGATGGATGTGCCGGGGGTCTCGACTCTGCGGGAGGAAATCGAAGGGCTGGCGGAGACCGTGCGGGGACTGTTCACGCAGTTGATCGGTCCTGTCGCAGACCCGGGCTGA
- a CDS encoding GTP-binding protein, with translation MSEIQGETKDQVPVTVLTGFLGAGKTTLLNHILTAEHGRKYAVVINEFGELGVDNDLVVDADEEVFEMNNGCICCTVRGDLIRILGSLMKRRAKFDGIIVETTGLADPAPVAQTFFVDENVREKTRLDAVVTVVDAYNVLQTLEESSEAVHQIAFADVIILNKTDLVDEAKLAEIEAKIRQINAYVKIHPAVRSNVALTDVLDQGGFDLQRALEYEPDFLENTEHSHEEGVTSMSFPVSEPINEARFHAWISALLQEQGGDILRSKGILNFAGHDDRYAFQAVHMMADGDFIGPWKQGEKKESRLVFIGRNLNRPRLRRGFESCRA, from the coding sequence ATGTCGGAAATACAGGGCGAGACGAAGGATCAGGTGCCGGTAACGGTGCTGACGGGCTTTCTCGGCGCGGGAAAGACCACACTGCTCAACCATATCCTCACGGCAGAGCACGGCCGGAAATATGCTGTCGTCATCAACGAGTTCGGGGAACTTGGTGTTGACAACGACCTCGTCGTGGATGCCGACGAGGAAGTGTTCGAGATGAATAACGGCTGCATCTGCTGCACGGTGCGCGGTGATCTGATCCGTATTCTCGGCAGTCTGATGAAGCGGCGTGCGAAATTTGACGGGATCATCGTCGAGACTACCGGTCTGGCGGACCCCGCACCGGTCGCACAGACATTCTTTGTGGATGAAAACGTGCGGGAAAAGACCCGCCTCGACGCCGTCGTGACCGTGGTGGATGCCTATAACGTGCTTCAGACGCTGGAAGAAAGTTCCGAAGCCGTACACCAGATCGCGTTTGCAGATGTGATCATCCTCAACAAGACCGATCTTGTCGATGAAGCGAAGCTTGCCGAAATCGAGGCGAAGATCCGTCAGATCAATGCCTATGTGAAGATTCATCCTGCTGTCCGCAGCAATGTTGCGCTTACGGATGTGCTTGATCAGGGTGGATTCGATCTTCAGCGCGCGCTGGAATACGAACCGGATTTTCTGGAAAACACCGAGCATTCCCATGAAGAAGGTGTGACAAGCATGTCGTTCCCGGTCAGCGAGCCGATTAATGAAGCCCGCTTCCACGCCTGGATCAGCGCCCTGCTGCAGGAGCAGGGCGGGGATATTCTCCGGTCGAAAGGTATTCTGAACTTCGCTGGTCATGACGACCGTTATGCGTTTCAGGCGGTTCACATGATGGCGGATGGTGATTTCATCGGCCCCTGGAAACAGGGCGAGAAGAAGGAATCCCGGCTGGTGTTTATCGGGCGCAATCTGAATCGTCCGCGGCTGCGTCGTGGTTTTGAAAGCTGCCGGGCCTGA